The Hevea brasiliensis isolate MT/VB/25A 57/8 chromosome 1, ASM3005281v1, whole genome shotgun sequence genome has a window encoding:
- the LOC131169367 gene encoding uncharacterized protein LOC131169367: MILKDGRVGIVEDATAVITQIAGCEERDRTGSNGRIKENAVAALLNLVSCGGERVVEDETHLAAAVVEGIKEVAVNGSAKGKTKDIALMKVIEGGSSNWSKQFDYLLDQSS, encoded by the exons ATGATTTTGAAAGACGGGAGAGTGGGAATAGTGGAGGATGCGACGGCTGTAATAACGCAAATTGCGGGGTGCGAGGAGAGGGaca GGACGGGGTCGAATGGGAGAATAAAGGAGAACGCGGTTGCGGCATTGTTGAATTTGGTGAGTTGTGGAGGGGAAAGAGTGGTGGAGGATGAGACGCATTTGGCGGCGGCAGTGGTGGAGGGGATTAAGGAAGTGGCGGTGAATGGAAGCGCCAAAGGGAAGACTAAGGATATTGCATTGATGAAGGTGATTGAGGGTGGATCAAGCAATTGGAGTAAACAGTTTGATTATTTACTTGATCAATCTTCATGA
- the LOC110633142 gene encoding receptor-like protein EIX2 — protein sequence MTMKTSMTATTFTLAFPWFLFATTIFSLGLCHESSSAGCIESEREALLQLKFGLKDPSNQLSSWGGDANCCGWSRVICDNLTSHVIELHLRSLSREEYYASNHAGYNDDHWESSTFRGKISQSLLNLKHLEYLDLSNNNFEGNQIPKFLGSMGSLRYLNLSGAGFGGLIPHQLGNLSNLQYLTISDTISSYDYEKYVVSLHWLSSLSSLEFLDLSYVNLSKALDWLDVMNKLPSLVELHLSGCSLFNKVPPLPKVNFSSLAILDLSGNRFDESSIPSWIFSIKTLTSLDLSSNYFPGSIPVHLQNITFLRELDLSRNYFNSSMAFWSHDFTHLEHLRLASNILQGRIPSAIGNFTSLNSLDLSESLVGGEFPSAIGKLTSLESLYLSYNGLHGAIPSAIGNLTSLSILDLSSNELGGGIPASFKNLCNLRSLSLSSINLSQEINEVFEILSGCVSDGIETLSLSNSQLSGHLNNLLGQFKNLNSLILSNNLITGSIPVTLGELTSLTSLDLSHNKLNGSLPIGFGALEKLAKVDISHNSLEGEVSEIHFANLTNMRNFDGSHNQLILRVNPDWIPPFQLVENIALQSWDVGPQFPTWLHSLKYLEYLDLSNSKISSTLPLWFHEWSSRLYEFNLSNNQMHGKIPYLSIDDSDYSSIDLSSNNFEGPLPSVFSNPGGIDLSNNSFSGSIYTFLCNKIHRLNFEKSFHHYLTTEVLNLGKNLLSGEIPDCWMNWKSLAVIELNDNYFGGKIPRSIGTLSDLSFLNLRNNNLSGKIPLSLKHCKQLRVLDLGENGLSGNIPTWLGISFPGEEISSMDILNLRGNKFHGHIPKELCRMTSLQILDLANNNFSGTIPSCISNFSAMVEKNYGTMEGNVFYVYGPSLQSSQSSSVMMKGKMIEYSTILGFLRSMDLSNNKLSGDIPEEITGLEALQSLNLSHNLLSGSIPEKIGNMRALESLDFSQNQLFGEIPQSMSSLTFLSKLNLSNNNLSGIIPSGTQLQGFDPSSFSGNKLCGPPLTKNCSVDDATPPIATERGEDDKGSEPFTWFYFYVSIAPGFVVRFWTVVGPLMFNRRLRHLYFNFLNGLWDKIMAWYHVNVVRLVRGF from the coding sequence ATGACCATGAAAACATCAATGACTGCTACTACTTTTACCCTTGCTTTCCCTTGGTTTCTCTTCGCAACAACTATTTTTAGTCTTGGCCTTTGTCATGAAAGCTCGAGTGCTGGCTGCATTGAAAGCGAGAGAGAAGCTCTTTTGCAGTTGAAGTTTGGCCTTAAAGATCCTTCTAACCAGCTTTCTTCTTGGGGTGGTGATGCAAATTGCTGTGGATGGTCTAGAGTCATCTGTGATAATCTCACCAGCCATGTTATTGAGCTCCATCTTAGAAGCCTGTCTCGGGAAGAGTATTATGCCTCTAATCACGCTGGTTACAATGATGATCATTGGGAGAGTTCGACATTCAGAGGTAAGATTAGTCAATCTTTACTAAACTTGAAGCATTTGGAGTATCTAGACTTAAGCAACAATAATTTTGAAGGAAATCAAATTCCTAAATTCCTTGGTTCTATGGGTAGTTTAAGATACCTTAACCTCTCCGGAGCAGGATTTGGAGGATTGATACCTCATCAACTCGGAAATCTTTCAAATTTACAGTATCTCACTATCTCTGATACTATCTCTAGTTATGATTATGAGAAATATGTAGTGAGTTTACACTGGCTCTCTAGTCTCTCATCATTAGAATTCCTTGACTTGAGTTATGTAAATCTTAGTAAAGCCTTGGATTGGTTGGATGTGATGAACAAACTCCCCTCCCTGGTAGAGTTACACTTGTCAGGATGTTCACTATTTAACAAGGTTCCTCCACTTCCCAAAGTCAACTTTTCATCACTTGCCATCCTTGATCTGTCAGGAAACAGGTTTGATGAATCATCCATTCCTAGTTGGATTTTTAGCATTAAAACTTTGACTTCTCTTGATCTTTCATCTAATTATTTTCCTGGATCAATCCCCGTTCATCTTCAAAATATAACTTTCCTTAGAGAACTTGATTTATCTAGAAATTATTTCAATTCTTCCATGGCCTTTTGGTCACATGATTTTACACATCTTGAGCATCTCCGCCTTGCCTCTAATATTTTGCAAGGGAGAATTCCAAGTGCCATAGGAAATTTCACTTCCCTCAACAGCCTTGACTTGTCAGAAAGCCTTGTTGGAGGAGAATTTCCAAGTGCTATTGGAAAATTGACTTCCCTTGAAAGCCTTTACTTGTCATACAACGGCCTTCACGGAGCAATTCCAAGTGCCATTGGAAACTTGACTTCCCTTAGCATCCTTGACTTGTCATCCAATGAACTTGGGGGAGGAATTCcagcatcattcaaaaatctttgCAATTTGAGGTCACTCTCTTTGTCAAGCATCAATCTAAGCCAAGAGATAAATGAGGTATTCGAAATTCTGTCAGGATGTGTTTCGGATGGAATCGAGACATTATCTCTATCTAATTCTCAGTTATCAGGTCATCTTAATAATCTTCTTGGACAGTTCAAGAATCTGAATTCCCTCATTCTTTCAAATAATTTGATTACTGGCTCAATTCCAGTCACTTTGGGTGAGCTGACTTCCTTGACATCTCTGGACCTTTCTCATAACAAATTGAATGGAAGTCTCCCCATAGGTTTTGGGGCCCTTGAAAAATTAGCGAAGGTTGATATTTCTCATAATTCATTAGAGGGTGAAGTTTCTGAAATTCATTTTGCAAACCTTACAAATATGAGAAATTTTGATGGCTCTCATAACCAATTGATTTTAAGAGTCAATCCTGATTGGATTCCTCCCTTTCAACTTGTTGAGAACATAGCTTTGCAATCTTGGGATGTTGGGCCTCAGTTTCCCACATGGCTCCATTCGCTAAAGTATTTAGAATACCTGGACttgtcaaactcaaaaatttcaagTACCCTGCCCCTTTGGTTCCATGAGTGGTCTTCAAGGCTCTATGAATTTAATTTATCCAATAACCAAATGCATGGAAAGATTCCATATTTATCCATTGATGATTCTGATTACTCATCCATTGACTTGAGTTCAAATAATTTTGAGGGTCCATTGCCTTCTGTCTTTTCCAATCCTGGTGGGATAGATCTTTCTAATAATTCATTCTCTGGGTCAATATATACCTTTCTATGTAATAAGATTCATAGGCTGAACTTTGAAAAGAGCTTTCATCATTATCTAACTACAGAAGTTCTTAACTTAGGAAAAAATCTTCTATCTGGAGAGATACCTGATTGTTGGATGAATTGGAAATCTTTAGCAGTCATAGAATTAAATGACAACTATTTCGGTGGAAAAATTCCTAGATCCATTGGAACTTTGAGTGACCTTTCATTCTTAAACCTTCGCAACAATAATCTCTCCGGCAAAATACCATTGTCACTTAAACATTGCAAACAATTAAGGGTACTTGACTTGGGTGAAAATGGATTGAGCGGAAACATTCCAACATGGCTGGGGATTTCATTTCCCGGGGAAGAAATATCATCGATGGATATTCTCAATCTTCGCGGGAACAAATTTCATGGTCACATACCCAAAGAGCTTTGCCGCATGACTTCGTTGCAAATATTGGATCTTGCTAATAACAACTTCAGTGGTACCATACCATCATGTATCAGTAACTTCAGTGCAATGGTCGAAAAAAATTATGGAACCATGGAAGGCAATGTTTTCTATGTTTATGGTCCTTCACTACAATCATCTCAGAGTTCCTCAGTGATGATGAAGGGGAAAATGATTGAATATAGCACCATTCTTGGTTTCCTTCGGAGTATGGACCTCTCAAATAATAAATTATCGGGGGATATTCCTGAGGAAATAACAGGACTTGAAGCATTGCAGTCATTGAATTTATCACATAATCTTTTGAGTGGAAGTATTCCAGAGAAAATAGGAAATATGCGGGCTCTAGAATCTCTTGATTTTTCTCAGAATCAACTTTTTGGAGAAATTCCCCAAAGTATGTCAAGCTTGACATTTTTGAGCAAATTGAACCTCTCTAACAACAATTTATCAGGAATAATTCCTTCAGGCACTCAGTTGCAAGGCTTTGATCCATCTAGTTTCAGCGGCAATAAACTTTGTGGGCCTCCACTCACCAAAAATTGTAGTGTTGATGATGCTACGCCTCCCATTGCGACAGAAAGAGGAGAAGACGACAAAGGGTCTGAACCATTCACTTGGTTCTATTTCTATGTGAGTATTGCGCCTGGATTTGTAGTGAGATTTTGGACAGTGGTAGGTCCTTTAATGTTTAACAGAAGATTgaggcatttatacttcaatttccTAAATGGTTTATGGGACAAAATTATGGCATGGTATCATGTAAATGTTGTTAGACTTGTGAGAGGTTTCTAG
- the LOC110633128 gene encoding trihelix transcription factor ASIL1, producing the protein MDKETNQESPSLPSNNKEDPSRKQLSATGAGGFGGGAGGDRLKRDEWSEGAVSSLLEAYESKWILRNRAKLKGHDWEDVARFVSSRANCTKSPKTQTQCKNKIESMKKRYRSESATADASSWPLYPRLDLLLRGSAAAVAVAPPPPPPPPQPQQQQQQPPSFQASNHPPPLMLLETSHVLPQLPLQPPPPPPPPPPPSSVIGTAQHSHGSNGVDKGAKEDGVATKLSDHVSDKNAMDTDSSTPALYSDKEKLRSKKLKMKMDKKKRRREEWKIADSIRWLAEVVVRSEQARMDTMREVEKMRIEAEAKRAEMDLKRTEIIANTQLEIAKLFAGVGKGVDSSLRIGRS; encoded by the exons ATGGATAAAGAAACAAACCAAGAAAGCCCATCTCTTCCCTCCAACAATAAGGAAGACCCTTCAAGAAAACAACTTTCTGCTACTGGTGCTGGTGGTTttggtggtggtgctggtggagATAGACTCAAACGAGATGAATGGAGCGAAGGAGCTGTTTCTAGTTTGCTTGAGGCTTATGAGAGTAAGTGGATACTTAGAAACCGAGCTAAGCTCAAAGGCCATGACTGGGAAGATGTTGCTCGCTTTGTTTCATCTCGTGCAAATTGTACCAAGTCACCCAAGACTCAAACGCAATGCAAGAACAAGATTGAATCCATGAAGAAGAGGTATAGATCAGAGTCCGCCACCGCAGATGCTTCTTCTTGGCCTTTATACCCTCGTCTTGATCTTTTGTTACGTGGAAGTGCAGCTGCGGTAGCAGTAGCACCCCCacccccaccaccaccaccacagccacaacaacaacaacaacaaccacCGTCTTTTCAAGCATCCAACCATCCTCCTCCTTTGATGTTGTTGGAGACATCCCATGTGTTGCCACAGCTACCTCTGCAGCCTCCGCCTccgcctcctcctcctcctcctccttcttcGGTTATTGGGACTGCACAACACTCACATGGGTCTAATGGTGTTGATAAGGGTGCCAAG GAAGATGGTGTTGCTACAAAATTATCAGACCATGTCTCAGATAAGAATGCCATGGACACAGATAGTAGCACTCCAGCTTTGTATAGTGATAAGGAGAAACTAAGGTCCAAAAAACTGAAGATGAAAATGGacaaaaagaagagaagaagggaagaaTGGAAGATAGCAGATAGCATCAGGTGGCTAGCAGAAGTAGTGGTAAGATCAGAACAAGCAAGAATGGATACAATGAGAGAAGTAGAAAAAATGAGAATTGAAGCTGAGGCCAAGAGAGCTGAAATGGACCTAAAAAGAACTGAGATCATAGCGAATACTCAATTGGAGATTGCCAAGCTCTTTGCAGGAGTTGGTAAAGGAGTTGATTcctccttaagaattggaagaagctGA